The sequence below is a genomic window from Flagellimonas marinaquae.
GTTGATGGTGGACGTAAGCGGATCGGAACTTTTTGGTACATCCAACCAATTTAAAAAAGAAATCATTACCGAGATTTCGGCAACCCTTGCATTTTCGGCACTTCAGAACAACGATAAGGTAGGTCTCATTCTTTTTTCTGACGAAGTGGAACTTTTTATCCCGCCAAAAAAAGGGAAAAGTCACGTACTTCGAATAATTCGGGAATTGTTGGAATTTCAGCCAAAAAGCAACAAGACCAACATTGCGGAAGCTCTAAAATTCTTGACCAATGTTATGAAGAAGAAAGCCATTGTTTTTGTGCTTTCCGATTTTATGGCGGACGACTACGACAATACCCTTCGCATTGTGGGCAATAAGCACGATGTTACCGGGATCAGGGTATTCGACAAACGTGAAGAAAACATTCCAAATCTTGGTATGGTACAGATGCAAGACGCCGAAACAGGCGAAGTTCAATTGGTTAACACCCAATCCAAACAAGTGCGTTCTGCCTATGGAAAACATTATATGGAAAAGGTCGCGTATTTCACCAATTCCTTTAAAAAATCCGGTTCCGGAGCAATTAACTGCAGAACGGATGAAAGCTATGTAAGAAAACTATTGGGCTATTTTAAACGAAGAGGATAATGCTAATGGACAATTTACATATAATCAGAGATAGACATAGGCATCCAATCATATGGATCGCCCTGTCGCTCCTATTCCTCTTGCCCATAACGGGCCGGGCTCAATCCGATCCAAAGGTAAACGCCGAAGTGGACACCCTATCCATTAAAATAGGGGAACAGATACAATACAAAATTACGGTGGAGGCGGACTCTACCGATGTGGTTTTCTTTCCCGAAGGGCAAACCTTTTCGCCGCTTGAAACCGTAGAGGCCATTATGGCCGACACCATAAAAAATGAAGAAAAAGTAATCCTTCAAAAAATCTATGCCCTGACCCAGTTTGACAGCGGCGCGTATACCATTCCTCCACAACGGATCGCCATTAACGAGCAACCATTTTTTACAGATTCGTTCCAAGTTAAGGTAGCCGATGTTGCAGTAGATACAACCAAACAAAAGATGTATGACATCAAGCCTTTGATTGAGGTAGAACGGAGCAATGCCGATATGTGGCTTACCGCTCTCTGGATTCTTTTGGGGCTGATTGTGGTCGGTGGTCTGGTCTATTGGTTCTTTTTACGCAAAAAACCATTGACGGAAGAGGAAAAAGTAGCTTTGCTACCGCCTTACGACCGTGCCTTAATGGAACTAAAAAAGCTGGAAAATTCCAAGTATCTCATACAAGACGAGTATAAACAATACTATTCCGAGCTCACAGATATCGTTAGGGCCTATTTAGAAGAGGACGTACACGTTTCGGCGATGGAGAGCACTACCTCGGAACTCATCACCAAGTTGGAAATGCTCAAAGATGCCGGTGAACTCAATTTGGACGACGACACCATCCATCAGTTTCAAAAAATATTGCAGACCGCGGATCTGGTGAAGTTTGCCAAATCAAAACCTGCTACTTCCCTTGCTGAACACGATAGAAAAATTGTAGAACAAATCGTTATAAAAACCCATGAAGCGCTGCCAGAGCCCACAGAGGAGGATTTGCTTTTAAACGAAGAGTATCTAGAAGAACTGGCCAAGAAAAAGCAGCGCAAACGTATGTATTGGGCCGCTGCCATATTTATTGGGATAATAGTTATGGGCAGTGTTTTTTCGGTCGCATATTTTGGCGCAAAAAAAGTAAGGGACACCGTGTTCGGCTATCCTACCAAAGATCTTTTGGAAGGAGAATGGGTGGCAAGTTCCTACGGTTTTCCACCAATTTTGATGGAAACGCCAGACGTATTGGTCCGTAAGGAAATTGAGCTGCCCAAAGAAACCGAAGAGCTAATCAAGGAATTGCAGACCTTCTCCTACGGCAGTTATGTCGGTATTTTTTCCGTTAGTACGAGTTCCATCACCTTTAAAGAACAGAACGAAGATCCTAATTTTGAAGCTATAATTGTTTCCACGCTAAACAAGTTCGAACAATTGGGTCTTAAAAACATCATTACCAAACAGGAAGAATTTGTTACCCAATCCGGTGTAAAGGGATTAAAAACCTATGGATCGGGATCTTTTGGCGAACCGGATGGCGATAGTAAAAAAGCAAAATACAACATTCTATCGTTCGGTGGAAAAGGGTTTATTCAACAAATAGTGATCACTTGGGAAGATGGCGACGAATATGCCGAAGAGATCGTGGAACGAATTTTAACCAGTTTAGACGTAAAAACACAAGCATAAATGTTTGAGAATATAGAGTTTGCAAATCCTGAATTTTTCTGGCTGCTTTTATTGCTGCCATTGGCTTTGCTATGGTATTTTTTCAAACGAAAAAATGAAATGGCATCACTCCGTATCTCCAGCATCAAAGGATTTACGGTCAAAAGTTGGGCCTCTAAAATAAAACCAGTACTGTTTGGAATCCGACTATTAGCCTTGGCGGCGATCGTCACAGCTTTGGCAAGACCTCAAACAGAGGATATCTCGACACGGACAAAAACCACAAAGGGGATTGATATTGTTATGGCCATCGATGTGTCTTCCAGTATGTTGGCCCGCGATTTAAAACCGAACCGACTATCCGCCCTAAAAGAAGTGGCGGCT
It includes:
- a CDS encoding DUF58 domain-containing protein, whose amino-acid sequence is MDTKELLKKVRKIEIKTRRLSDHIFGGEYHSTFKGRGMTFSEVRQYQFGDDVRSIDWNVTARYNEPFVKVFEEERELTMMLMVDVSGSELFGTSNQFKKEIITEISATLAFSALQNNDKVGLILFSDEVELFIPPKKGKSHVLRIIRELLEFQPKSNKTNIAEALKFLTNVMKKKAIVFVLSDFMADDYDNTLRIVGNKHDVTGIRVFDKREENIPNLGMVQMQDAETGEVQLVNTQSKQVRSAYGKHYMEKVAYFTNSFKKSGSGAINCRTDESYVRKLLGYFKRRG